One window of the Halobacillus litoralis genome contains the following:
- a CDS encoding ECF transporter S component, which produces MKRFVLLALFISLSAVGSFIKIPVGLGSVALDAAPALAASIILGPLGGAVVGGLGHFMSALTGGFPLGIFHLLIAGGMALLYAGFSYLYSIQKWIGLIFFWVGNSLLLPLPFYFLMSAPFYYTLVPALLIGSLINLILVMVVVPKLSMLIRSTKEVAKP; this is translated from the coding sequence ATGAAGCGTTTTGTACTTTTGGCTTTGTTTATCTCTCTTTCAGCAGTCGGAAGCTTTATCAAAATCCCTGTCGGCCTTGGAAGTGTTGCCCTCGATGCTGCGCCTGCCTTGGCTGCATCCATCATCTTAGGGCCATTAGGGGGAGCCGTAGTTGGAGGCCTTGGACATTTTATGTCTGCCTTAACAGGCGGTTTCCCACTGGGGATTTTCCACCTTTTAATTGCCGGGGGAATGGCGCTTCTTTACGCTGGTTTCTCTTATCTTTACTCAATTCAGAAATGGATCGGATTGATTTTCTTCTGGGTGGGAAACAGCCTCTTGCTGCCTCTTCCTTTTTACTTTTTGATGAGTGCACCTTTTTACTATACTCTAGTTCCAGCGCTTCTAATTGGATCGCTGATAAACTTAATTCTGGTTATGGTTGTCGTTCCAAAACTCAGCATGTTGATTA
- a CDS encoding cob(I)yrinic acid a,c-diamide adenosyltransferase: MRLYTKTGDKGQTSVIGGRVDKDDVRVEAYGTVDEANSFVGKARTELNLSNEKLKQLDQELERIQHELFDCGGDLANKKSNRKLKLEEKSILWLEERMDAYIKETPELKRFILPGGSEAAATIHIARTVTRRAERLVVTLKKIEEAPEVCLRYLNRLSDYFFAVSRYINYVNGHSDVEYIRSEEVFRGKTKKKDKR, translated from the coding sequence ATGAGACTTTATACAAAAACGGGAGATAAGGGACAGACGAGTGTGATCGGTGGCCGTGTAGACAAAGATGATGTTCGTGTTGAAGCGTATGGCACGGTTGATGAAGCAAATAGTTTTGTCGGAAAAGCCCGGACAGAGTTAAACCTGTCAAACGAAAAATTGAAGCAATTGGATCAAGAACTGGAGCGAATTCAGCATGAACTTTTTGACTGCGGTGGGGATTTAGCCAATAAAAAATCGAACAGGAAGCTTAAACTAGAGGAGAAAAGCATTCTATGGCTAGAAGAACGAATGGATGCTTATATTAAAGAAACGCCTGAATTAAAGCGATTCATTCTTCCAGGAGGATCCGAGGCCGCAGCGACCATCCATATTGCGCGAACCGTTACAAGGAGAGCGGAACGTCTTGTTGTTACTTTGAAAAAAATAGAAGAGGCACCTGAAGTATGTTTAAGGTATTTAAATCGACTATCCGATTACTTCTTCGCTGTGAGCCGCTATATCAATTATGTCAATGGCCATTCTGATGTAGAATACATACGAAGTGAAGAAGTTTTCCGCGGTAAAACAAAGAAAAAGGATAAGCGATGA